One part of the Amaranthus tricolor cultivar Red isolate AtriRed21 chromosome 16, ASM2621246v1, whole genome shotgun sequence genome encodes these proteins:
- the LOC130802858 gene encoding bark storage protein A: protein MKFLIKSIIFLLFVIFDQRGANGEIPKKTMYLINRANIKGPYLGVIIPNTFELNPLLQSPSFTPSKLTIDFAGKRFRFGTIEGKKVILVMTGLAMVNAGITTQLLLSLFRIEGVVHYGIAGNADPSLHIGDVAIPKYWAHLGLWNWQRYGQGPENELPLEAAGDYSRDYGNLRFGDYTTNTSDNANADNLLNRIWFQAEEVFPVDGIPEERQHIFWVPVHARYFNIAKKLQGLNLESCVNATKCLPTTPKVTTVRRGVSASIYVDNAAYRNFIFEKFKLSPIEMESAGIALICYQQRVPFITIRALSDLAGGGSAESNEADIFISVASKNSVIAVVEFIKLLSSSKASH, encoded by the exons ATGAAGTTTCTTATTAAGTCAATAATTTTTCTTCTCTTTGTGATTTTTGATCAAAGGGGAGCAAATGGTGAAATACCCAAAAAAACAATGTATCTCATAAATAGGGCTAACATTAAAGGTCCTTATCTTGGTGTTATTATACCCAACACATTTGAGCTCAACCCTCTACTTCAATCTCCCAGCTTCACTCCAAGCAAGCTTACTATTGACTTTGcag GCAAGAGATTTCGGTTCGGAACCATTGAAGGGAAGAAAGTGATCTTGGTTATGACAGGCCTTGCCATG GTAAATGCAGGCATAACTACccaattattattaagtttattTAGGATAGAAGGAGTTGTACACTATGGAATAGCTGGTAATGCAGATCCTTCCCTCCATATTGGAGATGTGGCTATTCCTAAATACTGGGCCCACCTTGGTCTTTGGAATTGGCAG aGGTACGGTCAAGGTCCAGAGAATGAACTACCATTAGAAGCAGCAGGAGATTATTCAAGGGATTATGGAAACTTAAGATTTGGTGATTACACCACAAACACTAGTGATAACGCTAATGCTGATAATCTGTTAAATAGAATTTGGTTTCAAGCTGAAGAAGTTTTCCCAGTTGATGGAATTCCTGAGGAAAGGCAACATATTTTTTGGGTTCCTGTTCATGCTCGTTACTTCAATATTGCCAAGAAACTTCAG gGCTTAAACTTGGAGAGTTGTGTAAATGCAACAAAATGCTTACCAACAACACCAAAAGTGACAACAGTACGAAGAGGAGTAAGTGCAAGTATTTACGTAGACAATGCAGCATacagaaattttatttttgagaaattcaaGTTAAGTCCAATTGAAATGGAAAGTGCTGGAATTGCACTAATTTGCTACCAACAAAGGGTTCCTTTTATCACAATTAGAGCCCTTTCTGATCTTGCTGGTGGTGGTTCTGCTGAATCTAATGAAGCTGATATCTTCATTTCTGTTGCTTCTAAAAATTCTGTTATTGCTGTTGTTGAATTTATTAAGCTTCTCTCATCATCAAAGGCTTCCCATTAG